The nucleotide sequence tgtgaattcctactggggatttacaaaatgctcgtgaatcgtatatcccactgaaggttttgtaaatgtttgtacttttttcacgaaCATTGTTCGTTAAATTAGCAcataacgagcattttttgttcttttacaaacatttgtttgtaaatcttCGTAAACAATTGGAAAATAATCGTAAaatattacaaacttttacgaactttttagtgggttacacgatttacgaacatttcgtaagtccagtaattcacaaacatttacgatcaattttatgaaatatttttttccgtgTAGCCATTTCGTTCATAGACATCTTTGACAGAAAAAAATCCCCATCTTGAATTAggcaacactgagagaaatccgaaaaagttaaaataacattccggaaatgttaattttaccctgcattattgatccgaaatcggtgtaaatgttCTGCTgtttatgtgtattatgggttaaagttaccctttttcatgttaattttacacttaaaaaggtgtaaaattaacattaaaattttttgatatattttgacaactaaaaattgttaaagttacgaggaaaaaaagttaatcgcaccccctttttttctcagtgttgtaatATGTTCTTCATCGccctaaatacattttaaactacaaaaatatggaaaacaaattattttttacataattatgGAAATCCGAAAGCAGGAAGTGGACGAAAGAAAGACCTTTTATGATTTattctgtttaatttttgatcgtcttttattcattttcttgtTAATAAACATGGGGGAAAATTAAAAAGGTCTATAAAATTGAACTTCTCAGAATGTTTAATAAGAACAACTCAAAAAATTGGTAACACCTTCTTCTTCTCNNNNNNNNNNNNNNNNNNNNNNNNNNNNNNNNNNNNNNNNNNNNNNNNNNNNNNNNNNNNNNNNNNNNNNNNNNNNNNNNNNNNNNNNNNNNNNNNNNNNNNNNNNNNNNNNNNNNNNNNNNNNNNNNNNNNNNNNNNNNNNNNNNNNNNNNNNNNNNNNNNNNNNNNNNNNNNNNNNNNNNNNNNNNNNNNNNNNNNNNNNNNNNNNNNNNNNNNNNNNNNNNNNNNNNNNNNNNNNNNNNNNNNNNNNNNNNNNNNNNNNNNNNNNNNNNNNNNNNNNNNNNNNNNNNNNNNNNNNNNNNNNNNNNNNNNNNNNNNNNNNNNNNNNNNNNNNNNNNNNNNNNNNNNNNNNNNNNNNNNNNNNNNNNNNNNNNNNNNNNNNNNNNNNNNNNNNNNNNNNNNNNNNNNNNNNNNNNNNNNNNNNNNNNNNNNNNNNNNNNNNNNNNNNNNNNNNNNNNNNNNNNNNNNNNNNNNNNNNNNNNNNNNNNNNNNNNNNNNNNAAATTGGTAACATCACCCGGGATGATCAGAAAAGACGAAAATCTTACTTAACCGGAAAATAACTTACAGAATGAATTAGGCTAAACTTCAAGTCTTCTGGAGACCGCTttaaaggcatttttttaaagaaaatttcctctattTATTGTaagcaaaaatataaatttaaaaaaggcaatgtTTAACGAAAATTGCCTTGTGTAGACactataaaatagaaaattttgttgttcttACAAAGTGATAGGAAAAGTTTTgtacattttcttttcaaataaatatcaaaGAAACTGAGGGTTCTATTCtgcgaataaagataaagataaatatgaagatttggtattctacaaacaagatttcaaaataaagctgtcaaatatctttaattttagcTTGGATAAAAATACAGTAGGTAGAGcctcgaacgctcggggggtatttttgacatttctgacctcccaaattcgaacgattttttcaaagctaacgaaatttgtgcgagattaaattgtatgaatcaaattcccgtactttctcgcaagtcttagtggtaacatacttcctcttcattttatacgaccataatgtatgtaaacattcaggaagaagcacaaatatgattttcattcaccaagaatacgaactttctaacataacctcacaattgacattttgaatccaaacgacGTTCgagagagattcagatttgagagactctattGTATTTCAAGATTTGGTATTCTGCGCCCAAGATTTCAAGGTGATTCCAACcttaatattctttatttttcataaagatttcAAAGGTGGTCTCGAGGTGCTTTGAAATCtttacacacggctcttcgttatccggtatcgttatccgggtgacagctgccaaacgctgACGGTTGAtgtaaaacgattttttacgaaacatgcagtttgtccagagtgaattaatatgtgttattttcattttatcaaagtttttgacacacaatcgtgctacaaattgaaacataaacacaccacaaagaaaaattctgttgtttttcgacgGAAAAGAAATTCCCAcagaagaaaatataaaaaacgttgaccagattcaaaaaaccaaaatgtcattttgtccccacgtcagccggataacggaGTCGATTTGCGTTTTGAAACTCGTTTGAAAAGCATTAAAGCCATGgaagatcttttaatttattagaaaatttaaggatGCAGAGGCAGTATAACAAGGCTAATACGCTAATACACTAGGAACACAATAAatacaactttattttttttatttcaacaaaagAAGACAACAGAAGAAgggaaaattttgatgaattaaaaatctgaacTGAATTTATTCTCTAAATCTTATAGTTCAACaaagattgtggaaactgctctttCTTGGAGTTCAAGCAGTTAAAATCGTTGGTATTAGCGAGAAATGATCCTTTGTACCCTTATGTAtccatttcttatttttagaaattgttaAAGGTAGGGCTCGCCAAAGAATTCCCAAGCTTTTCTCATTCAATCATCGCACTTTCTCTTCTCCTGGCGTTCCGTTTTTATTTGAATGAGTCCGGCTAGACTTTTTCTAAGAACGTCCAGTTTGCTTTTTTTATGATTGTCTTCTTTCTACACAATCCTAGCCCTCGTTATTGTTACAGGTACTTTATGTGCCGAAACTTCAGGTTTAGGATCTAGAGGAATTTCCTCGCCTAGAACCTCATACGTTTTATAACACAgtgataattatttttcgatctAATGACAATGACAGTGATGAACCGGTAGCTGAGAGTTATCTGGGTTCTCTATGACTGACTTGAAGTTGAAGGGATCCCTCGCATCTCAGTATGTAGttagtcaaaattttaatttttgactaaCTAACTCTGTTTTGCTGCCAGATGTTTCCTGATTCTTAATCCGGTGAATCCATctaagaaattttgtgaaaagtgcACTCAAAAATCTTCATTAAAAACAATTGAACATGAAATACGGGGTTTCTGTACTTTAATCCAATCGtcttaaatttataaaacattccCTCTGATTTCTTGGTGTTCAATCAATTTCAAGCTCTTTTTGTTCcggaaatacagtgcccgctctttAATCCGGATcagcgtaatccggacgagttatgaacggttacatttaaaatcattttgaggtcatgtatgcatgtgtgttaaagcaatgaaaatgaattatcctgtgatgtttttgtctATTAAATGAAGTTAagagcatagaattctctaattatgtcctTTTAagattctttaaaacttttattctaattctagaaaaaaaaagttgtattatattttcgagacgttgaacaaattcaaaaaatacatccggattacgaagcggacatctgtcatattgtctcctaatcatccggattacaaagcgggcactgtattttttctcaaagtacCTAAAAgtgtatgaaaagtgaaattaTTTCCAGGATTTTTGCGCTTAAAATTGTCAATTTTGTAATGTAAGCTATTTCATACGACCTGAAAGATTTTCCTCGTCCAccacaattttaaaagaaaatttccactcCTTGTCGTGAAAATTAACTAGAAAAAATATCtcctagggtggaataaccggctatcgccatgtttaggaaaaaattaaattcatttaatcataacttttgaatccttgttacaagataagtcaaatttgacacaaagttacttagatgtattggctctagatacgtgaaagcaataatcctagaacataacgctggactacttaaaaaactgatttttattaataatgcaaaaataaccatttcgtcgccactttttaccacttttcgccagttttgtaaaatttgtaaccacttctcgccacccacttgaaaagaaccacactcggttattttaggcaatgctatgaaaagaatacattcaccatttctctttccttgtgatcactttattattactctctttaaatgatgtttcttcacttttatttgagaaatcaaattatggggcttttgcagaaagtaaacaatgcagatttgacaactgagaatgtacgaagtgaagttagcgtcgcctattgaaaagatatggcgacaggtggtaaaatcaattccagaatattaccacttctcgccatgcctcatttttatacaaaaattatgtaaaatgaaatattaattgactaagtacaaattttatgtattccacaagtgcaattaaatattcaatagacaaattatttacccaaataggtatttttggcctgatgaaaatttgacgacacttagtacatttggtaagagatgttggattcgatgcacttgcttaaaatattgctctaaaaagtgatcaaaatcgtgaatccaaaacgaataattattatttttcgattctatgcgtagaagcagaaacaatacaaaaaaattgcgactcatttatttcataaattgcgaaaaataccgatttcaatgtaagtggcgagaagtggggcactggcgagaactggtgattccaccctactccTACCAAGAAATCGACTTGGTTGACTAAATAGTGCCAAACTGACGGTACAAGTGACAGTttggatattgaaatttttaattttgcgtTTCTTCGACTTTTTATCCAAGATCGCAGAATgccaaatcttgaaatttttaaaatctttattttgaaactttatctttatctttattcgcaGAATAGAGCTCTGAATCATGCAAACTGAAAATAAGATTCATAAAAATGATGTGCCCTTTCCATTGCATATGTGTGGTCTTAAGAAATTaacatgaagcatatgcttcatatGAATTTCTTATAACAACTGCCTGCATTTATTCGTTTTTCTTTTGCAGATTTGTTTATCCTAAAAATGAGCACGATACTGTCCCTATTCGTTTGGGGCTGAGCTCAATGGATCAGCTGGTGAATGAGAGATCAGAATTGCTGAAGGCACTTGGAATTGTGGTGTCAGGAGAATTGAATCTCCTGCCGGCACCTCAATTCATCTCACCTGAATTGCTGGGATTTGTGCGTGTGTTCAATATGAACAAGGAACAACTGGATCACTGGCTGTCTAGTGACAAAGCCACGGATCTTCTTCATGCTGACTGTGCCTTGGAGACCGCTTTGGAGATAAAAACATGGAAATTCCTCGAGACTCGTCTAACTCTCCTTCTCAGATCTTTCCCTACGACACTGGAGGAGGATTTGGCACTTCAGAGTGGCCCCAAACTTGGGCACATTCGCAACATTTTGCTGCAATTTCGCATTGGAGAGAAGCAAATACTCCGGGATGCACTCGAATATGTTCAGCAGAGGgttaagagttaaaaaaaatgaacaacttttaaAGCTTAAAGGAACACTAAATGTCTTCTATGTCCGATatttatcaaaaagaaaatttaaagattttatttattaacagAGGGTTTTTCTTCCTAATTCACAAAATCCCATTGACTACTTGGATTCAAAGGTGTAATGAACTTTTCCATCACCTGGCAATTGCTTGGGTACCACTGGTCTGAAGACCTTGTAGTCCTCCAGGAAGTAGTAGATGCCAAAGCATGCTGCCAAGACACCAGTGAACATGAGAAATTGGTATTTCAGGGAGAATCGGGGCTTTTCTGAGTAGCCAAAGCGATCCTCACTCCAGAGAGTGTACTCTATGTGAACCTGGAAGAATATGGAGCGTTAGTGTTGAAAAATTGGACTGAAGCCTTTAAGTTCTGTGCTTACGGGTTCATTGAAGTTCCTTTTGAGCTCTGGGAAGTCGTAGGGATAGTAGGGATCCTTCATTTCCACTGGCTCGTCAGGCAATTTGGGATAATCTCCGTATCCCTCACCATCGTCCGGGTACGGTTGGTACTCATCCGGGTGCATGTTGTATTTCTTTGCAGCAGCCAGGCGCTCAGCCTCTGTCTCGGGATACTTGCCCGGCTTGAAATCCTTGTTCCAGTCTGCAAGAAGCACGGACAATCCGTCAAAATGACAACAAAATTACGTAAACACAGCCTCAAAATAAACTGCTTCAAAACTCAGCAGTCTGGACGAATTTGATTGATTTTGTGTGTGCAAAAAGTGCCGAATATACTCACGGTTTCGCACTGGGACAATCATGCTGGCAGGATTCGTCCTGGCCAGATTAAGAGCCAATTTTGCACCACGAAAAAGAGccatatttttcttcttcttctttcccaCTGTGGCACACTGCAATTTTAACCTGTGATTACTCACAGCATAATCTCCCCTCTAAACTCACagttttagccaagacacaatgCAATTGAAAAGTTTCTCCAAGTACACCGTGAATTTGTACAGCTTCTTGCGCTCGAtagaaatacgaaaaattaCGCTCCGTTCAGTTGACGTTGATCCGGCAAGCGCAGTGCTTcgatttttcttttctattttcttaGCAAAATTCGGGTGGTTTTTTGAAAGTAGAAAAGTACAAGAAGATACTATTTATATGCCGCTTTAGTCCATTGGTGGTTGTGATTAGGTGAAAAAGTGAACGATGACGTcgtattttcaattaattatctTAGCCCTTTTGCTTCTCCTACCAATTTTGTACGAGAGCTCTGCGGCATTTCGATACTACACTAAATTTTTTGTTTACGGCCTGGGAATCACAATAAATAGCATAATTCTAATCCCAGTATTCCTGTGTAGACCCTGGAATGTCCGGAATTTAAAGTGAGTACTgaaaaattacgtttttttttgccCATGAAATGCAGGGAAAAAAAGCCCTTCAATGACATTCACCTCGTTAACCCATCAACCAACCCCTAATCCATTTTCATCCCTTAACCCATTATGTTTATTATTCTACACGGTATATTTTACGCAGCGTAGAAAATAGGTTATTGGTTCATTGGATCAATAGATTTAGcacaaaatacattttatatcaAATAAATGTCTCAAATTCTctaaacaaaacaaaagtaCGAATGGCAACTAAGCAGAAAGATTTTTGAATGTGTTTGGGAGCCTGGAGtcgtctttatttatttaaaacacaCCACATAATGCATTCTGCGTCTATAAACAGCTTCTAAGAGCGCTTGTATGTGTATCTTCTAAATTCACTTTACGCTGCAATTGCTCATCTTAAGTGAAATTAAAACTCAATTGTCCACATCCGGTGGATTGTACAAATTTAGACGCCTTTCTTCATTATCATattattcataatttatttatccACTGACATTCACACCAGCATTCCTTATCACTCCCCCACAATGAATACCAACTCTTTTGCATTTATGCTCCAGCTGTACTTATACATACTTTCTGCCTTTAGGTCAAATCTTTCAAAATGAAAACATTCTATAAAACGGTCGCGAAAGTAAATTCTTAAGCCTTcgacacatcttttagatcaggaaaatttcacgaagccGAAATctgaatccctttctttcttacacgttttgcgtatgtctgtctcattctttcacactccaaatttgattgagctaaattgattttgttgtgatatttaaaggaagaagaagagtacgaaagaatgaaatagtcatatgcaaaacttttaagaaagaaaaagattcTAATTTCAACTttaggaaattttcctgatctaaaaggtgtgccggagccattaagccTTCGACAGATCGTTTAGAtcagtataatttcatgaaatcaaaatgcgTGTCCCTTTCTCtttcaaacgatttgcataagtctgtctcgctctttcggtctcaaaattggaccgaactaaatttaatttggtgtgatgttcaaaagaagaagaagaagaagtgtgcaaaagagtaggacagacatatgctaaacttttaagaaagacaaagatatgaattttgactttatgaaatttttctaattgaaaaggtgtgccagagccattaggtctaacaagggaggtcatcgagtcatcaaattcagattggcttcatattgagaacatagacgcggatagggatcataaggatcgtgtcatactcaaaaagtgctaaatttttttttcctttgcaaaaaaaagcaatcaaaggattccataaaatgttaatgataaaGAAAGTTCTATAGAGCCAGCAGGAGCAGTCGTGGCGCAGTGGGCTAGCGGACGGTGTTTACAACGCAAAGGTCTcgagttcgattcttgctttgtgccgccttattgttttttttcttctattatttttttatctgtttttttttttgtcggatttttttttcattgaccgtaatttttccttagtgtatctatatttgctttacactgtaatatactcctaatatgaatgtttaactaaagtaagtgtcttaaaagttcttcaacgcgtctgcttgttttaatttttttttaaggaatagaaattaagaattcatccatatacggtcttattggtcctagatatacatagcgttatttttatttacttttttaaatcacttgccTAAGCAATGTGTCTTGCAAAATACATCAATAAATCTATGCACAAGagatagagaatttaaaaaacactcactcatttttaatcaattgtcTGCAGAAAGTTTTAAATGCAGTTTCAAATATGCATGGCACAAATCAGGATATGTTGATGAGAGGTCCGAAGAATTTGAAAATCCAAGTCAATACTGTTTTACAAAAGTTTATTTGGAAACTTGCTCTCAAACTGATTGTGAAAGCATATCTTTTATTCGATGTGCACATTGTGACTGTACattctgttttaatcatttctttacagAAATCCACATGCACTAATTAGTTATTAAACTAATTTGTGCATTGAGGACTTTtgtaaagaaattattaaaacagAGGACAATGTTCACAATGAGCACACCGAATTAAAGTATGACTCACAATCAATTTAGGCAAAAGCTCCcaataaactttttcaaaacaatattgaattgaattttcaaatataacaaaattcaacatatcttgattttgtgcagattgctaattataataattctctATCGCTTTGTACATAGATTTATTGATGTATTTTGCAAGACACATTGCTTAggcaagtgatttaaaaaagcaaataaaaataacgctatgtatatctaggaccaataagaccgtatatggatgaattcttaatttctattccttaaaaaaaaattaaaacaagcagacgcgttgaagaacttttaagacacttactttagttaaacattcatattaggagtatattacagtgcaaagcaaatatagatacactaaggaaaaattacggtcaatgaaaaaaaaatccgacaaaaaaaacagataaaaaaataatagaagaaaaaaaaacaataaggcggcacaaagcaagaatcgaactcgAGACCTTTGCGTTGTAAACACCGTCCGCTAGCCCACTGCGCCACGACTGCTCCTGCTGGCTCTATAGAACTTTCTTTATCATTAACATTTAATGGAATCCTTTGAttgctttttttgcaaaggaaaaaaaaatttagcactttttgagtatgacacgatccttatgatccctatccgcgtctatgttctcaatatgaagccaatctgaatttgatgactcgatgacctcccttgtAAGAGGATCGAATTCACAACAATTTGATCACgcgtttctcttatttttttattcataattaAATTCTGTAGATACAGTAGATTCCCGCTCAATcttctctttttcaatcgggcacaaaattttgttgacaattttcgcgtttaattttaaagtaaatttcttCAAATTCGCTGTGGTTTCCCTTGTTTCATcgttattctttataattgaatgctttttgtggaatttacaatgactttgttGCCCGGATctttcgataatttggatgactttttaccccatatgcccgattgagagagagtctactgtacatattaatacatatttgaaaaatgatttgtgtTTGTTAGATCTTTGTGTAATTTGAAAGGTTTAACTGTATATGAAATTaagggttttttttatttgtaaaccaAATGGTATTCATCCACATGATACAAATGCCCTGAGTATGAATGCTCTTGACatatcaggattttttttttgagtctaTAAACCCAAGGTATTAAAGTTTAAATGTAGCAAATGAACTTTGGTATTTGATTTTAAGGAATATGAGACTGATAATCCCATCTAGGTTGagaaaattcatatctcttctaaaaaaaaaacattgcgcAAGCAATTATTATCattactatttttattattattctgtTTGTAAATATAAACATAGCGTTTGATgaaaaaatgggtggcaaagcgtcccatgctttgcgaaatgctcgattTCGTGACATAATTTCGATAATTTCTATACCTCCAAACTAAGTGTTTTCGCATCATATACAATTTACATATTAACAACacagttttgtaaaatattcaaaatagtaGGAGTAATAAAACTGATTTTCAGATGAAAATTACTtttcggttcattaccggttcagaaccgattggaggTTCAGTCTTataagaaattccaagacctttccaatgatctCAAACGTAATTCTATTTAACTGAGAAAGTCTCCCTAGaccctttttaacctttgaccttaaaaaaacGTTGTTAGAAATGATTTAGCGGTATGTCCGTATATGGACAAAATATCCATATAGATAACCTCTAAGActaattcaaaaatgaaaaaaatcgcgcgACTTATTTTCGAAcgatcccaaaaaacatggttttgaatcCTTCGAAGGAGAAGGATTGGAGAAATATTAGGGTCATTAGGGGCATATAAATGGTTCCAGGGTCGACTTACGGGGAAGACCCTATGTCTCGATTTGTAACCGTTTGGTTTCTAGGCGTGATAGCGACCGGATGAATAGaccgacaaacagcgtgacgtcaaaaaaaactcgaaacttcagatttccaaaattataaaataaagtacCTTCTTTGGGGTTACGGATTCGAAATATCAAGGGATTATAATACTCTTCTCTAGAGTTCGAGCAGAAAACATAGAAAAGACAAGAAGTTTATTATTATAACTGTTGCAAGTAAGATAACTTTTTCCTAGTTTGACGAGTAGCGTCCACGTAACATAACAAGTTTTCGTTTAtatttggattattgaagaaaattgtttacACCCTATCGAAATGctctattttgacaaaaatgtctcACGATGTGTGATAGTCGTGACAGTAATATATAAGACCGGCAATGGTGGGATCGAAAACagagatgataataaaatttaattcaattcaaatttaagaatAGATTCACGGGAAATCGAGATAATTTTCCGGTTATGTAGGTTTTTAAAATTGAGTTTTGTGACTTTAGTACCTTTGACGTTGgtccttcaaaaaaaaaaaaatagaaagctGTGGGGCCTTCGATTTGCGTCCTAGATCGTCAAATtcgatttaaattattttgaatttcgtaaaCTAACTGTAGATTCTTGCTAATCTAGTTTTTAATTTTGTCTATAGGGGAAATTTGGGATACTTTGAGTTGTAGGGCtatatttattaagaaatataCCTTGTAAACGAGCTGGCAGTCTCGGAAAACCaactaaatattcaaaaataatattttgaatttaaaagacgaaaatattaaaaataaaaaagtattaCGTAAAAGAATCGCAAAATCGTGTCAACATATGACCCCCTGGGGGTATGCGAGAGTGAGACATTGCAGATATCGTAAAATCGTGGGATtatagatattgttttttttttttttttgatttctaaCAATGGAAATTAATGTGCtggatttaggggaaagtgaagCATTCAAGCaacttaagaatttttttaaaaacttattttcaaaaatttatgaacCATATTCAAGCTAACTACATAAGTCTAGTCAGTTTCTCTTCGATATtggctatttgaaaatatatgcAGCTCATTTTCaataagtatttatttatttttccaaaattttgcaattttgatgGTCATGTACGACTGAAATGTCCTCCTCTCCCCTATTAATGATATCTGTAGACAAACGTCTcgcaaaattaaaattcaaaataaaaatccttCTTCTGATTAGATTTGCTGATTAGACATTATCAGTCTGGCCGGGTGGGCCGATCAGTGCACATGCACACCTTTCGATATTATGCAACTTTGAAAGCAAAAGTAATATCAATTGTCGCTTTGGTGAATGAATTGTTGCCATGAATTATGCGATTAAGAGCACAATGCATAATTTCCTTACTCACTTAGTAAAGTCAATGTTACTGAAGAGGTAACTGTGCGCTGTGGATCACGTATAGTTTTCTTGGACACCCCAAAGAAGGAATAGCCACACTTAAAATGCAGTCTCTGCAATTTTCAATTGTggacttgatttttttaataatgccaCTTGGCTTTAACAGGTGTTTGGCCGAGATTAGTTCATGCATTATGAAAGAATTCAATTTCAGAGAgagaaaatcaatcaaaatgatttttaggaGTCAAGGATACACAAGTATTTTTGTAGCCTGTatagaaataaattcaatagtaCATAGTCcattaaattttggaaatacATGTTTAATGACtgacaatatttcaaaatgtaatattttccaTTTCATGATTATAAATGAAagtaatttatttgtatttccGGGTTTATAAGGgtcatgaaatatttaattggtaatcgatttaaaaataaaatattgcgcTGTAGAAGAAGCATAAAATATTAACTTTTGtgataaaacaaataatttgcatacaacagagtttttatttttttgattgatatgagtaacaattattttattattgtttgaACTGTACAGAGAGAATGAAAGGGGTCATAAATAACAATCTttattagatgagattcttaacaatctcatctaTTAAATCTATAATATAGACATCGATTTAGGGTTTTCGACAAAGAATATTTAGTACAAATTGTGAATTGATGCTTTGACTTGATaagcttgaattaaaaaaagtaaattcattTTTCTGTAAATCGATATTATGCAAGTGGATTAAATTTTTAGTGTTGTAGTTCTATGAGTTTTCCAAAAAGTGGTGGGAATTTTCCATGGGAGACAAAACCGGATATGCACGTTCGTTCGTCA is from Phlebotomus papatasi isolate M1 chromosome 1, Ppap_2.1, whole genome shotgun sequence and encodes:
- the LOC129808792 gene encoding NADH dehydrogenase [ubiquinone] 1 beta subcomplex subunit 8, mitochondrial, producing MALFRGAKLALNLARTNPASMIVPVRNHWNKDFKPGKYPETEAERLAAAKKYNMHPDEYQPYPDDGEGYGDYPKLPDEPVEMKDPYYPYDFPELKRNFNEPVHIEYTLWSEDRFGYSEKPRFSLKYQFLMFTGVLAACFGIYYFLEDYKVFRPVVPKQLPGDGKVHYTFESK